The genomic interval TATGGCGCGCTACGGCGGCGAAGAGTTCGTGGTTTTGATGCCCGAGACAAGCGCCCAAGACGCGCTGATTAAAATGGATAGAATTCGCCTCGCGGTTGCAGCAACAAAATTCAAGTTCAAAGAGCACCAGCTATCGATTACCTTTTCCTCCGGGCTCGCGGCAATTCGAGACGGCGATACCGCGAGCACACTCTTTGCGCGCGCCGACAAGCTGCTCTACGAGGCGAAGCATAATGGTCGCAATTGTTGTGTCGCCGAACCAGTAAAAGAACCTGCTTCAAATTCATGATGGTCTTGTTGACTATAACATGGTAATTTAGTCATTTTTGTACAATTTAATTGCTAAAATGGCACAGCTCTATGGATGAAGTGACGTGTATTTGGGATGCGCAGGCAACCCTGGGCGAGGGGCCTCTATGGGTAGCGGCCGAGTCAAGCCTGTACTGGTTGGATATCAAGCAGTCGTGTGTGCACCGCTTAAATACTCAAACCGAGGCGCGCCAAAGTTGGCTGGTGCCAGAGCAGGTTACCAGTATTGCTAAACGAAAGTCTGGCGCTTTCGTAGCGACGATTCGCGATGGCTTTGTCGCCCTATCCTTAGGCGATCGCCATAGTATTGCCGCGTTGCATTTGGTAGAAGCTAACAGCCCCGATAACCGATTTAACGATGGCAAGGTCGATGTTAACGGTCGCTACTGGGCCGGCAGCATGGACGATAAGGAACAGCGCAGCACCGGCGCCTTGTATTGTCTCGATCTCAATGGTGCGGCGCGCTCAATGGATGCCGGTTATTGCATCAGCAACGGGCCGACCTTTTCGCCCGATGGTAAGCGTTTGTATCACACCAGCACGACCGAAAGAATCATCTATCAATTTGATTTGGATGCAGCCGGGGAGCTGAGTAACAAGCGCGTTTTTTACCGAGTGCCAGATCTCGACGGTTACCCGGATGGCATGACCGTGGATGCAGAAGGCTGCATTTGGCTGTGTCATTTTTTCGGTGGCAAAATTACTCGATTATCTCCCGCGGGTGAGGCGTTGCGTACAATTGCTTTACCGGTTTCCAATATTACTTCCTGTACCTTTGGTGGCGCCCAGTTGGATAAACTTTACATCACCACTGCGCGTTGGGGCTTGAGCGAACAGCAGTTACAAAGCCAACCGCTGGCGGGTGGATTATTTGTTTGTAGGCCAGGGGTAAAGGGTTTGGCGAGTAACGAATATTTAGGCTGAGCATACCGGCCAAAATATTACGAGGCTGGGGCTTTGTTGGTTTGCCGTTTGGTCATCTTCCAGCGCTGCGGTGACACACCAAACCAGCGCTTAAAACTTCGGGTAAATGCCGACAGTTCTGAATAACCCAGTAACACAGAAATATCCGTTAAACGATAATAGGGGTGTTCGATATAGTGCGTGGCCTGAGTGCGACGAACGGCTTCGACGAGTTGCTGAAAACTCGTGTCCAAGGCACTGAGGCGCCGCTGCAAGGTGCGTTTGCTGTAACCGATTGTATGAGCGACAGATTCTATTTGGCATTCATCGCAGGGTAAGGTCAAGGCAATCACGTGCCTGACCTGTTTAAGTAAATCGTCTTGATGGCGCTGCTCTAGATAGCGACGCAGTTTTTGCGGTAAGAGTCTCGCATCCGAATCGATACTGGTCTCGAGTATGGCAGCGTCAAATACTAACGCCAAATGGGTGTGATTGAATCCTATCGGACTGTGAAAAAAGTGCGCGTAAGGTTTTACATCAACAGGTGCTTGGTGTTGAAAATAAACCGCCCGCGGTAGCCACTGACTGCCGCAAAAAATCCGGACCAACTCGTAGGCTAACGCCAGTGCATGATCTTGGAAGGTCGTCGTGCTCGCGACGCGATCAAAATGGCCGACAATCGTGAGCTGGGCAAGTGGCCCCTGCTGCTCCAGTTTCAATTCAACAGTTTGTACCATCAATGAAATATGATTGCTAAAAATGTTAAGTGCCTGGCCCACCGTGGTACAACTACTCACCATGACCGCCAAGGGGCCGAAAATAGACAGCCCTTGGCGAGCGGCTAGCGCCAAACCGAAATGGGGGCACTTGAGCCGCTCAGCGGCGAGCATCAGCAGATGATTGTGTTGATCGAAGGGAACAAGGGTGTCGGGCCAGCGCAGCAGGTGGCTGTCAAATTGCGCTTTGTGAAACAGCGCGTTGGCGTCGATGCCGCCTTCCGCCAGTAGCTCTGAGTAACCCTCCAAGAAGTTATTACTGATCAGTGGATAGTGCATACGCGCAGGGCTCCCAGTGCGGATATTGCCCAATACTCCGCCTAATTGGCGCCCAAGGTCAATAAAATGGCGTTCAATGTCAAACTTGAAGCTTGTGCTAGATTAGACTCTGCTCTTACATGCTTACAGAATACTTAAAATAAGAGGTTGTCATGTCGAAGACCTATGATTACATCATTGTGGGTGCAGGTTCCGCCGGATGCGTGCTGGCTAACCGCTTGTCTGCCGATGAAAACGTTCAAGTTTGTTTGATTGAAGCCGGCGGCGACGATCGGAACCCTATTATTTATACGCCCATGGGCGTCATAGCAGCACTTGCGGGTGGGCTGTTTAACTGGCTGTTTCACACCAAAGCTCAGCCTACTATGGGCAACCGAAAGATCTATTGCCCGCGCGGCAAAGTACTGGGCGGCAGTAGCTCCATTAATGCCATGCTCTATGTGCGCGGTCAGCCCGAGGACTACGATGCCTGGGCCGAGGCAGGCAACGAAGGTTGGAGTTTTAAGGCGCTATTACCCTATTTTAAAAAGGCACAGCATCAAGAGCGTGGCGCAAGTGAGTTTCATGGCGTAGGTGGCCCGCTTAACGTTGCCGAAATAAGAAATCATCACAAGCTATGTGAAGCGTTCATTGCGGCGGGGGTGGAGCTTGGCGAAAAATACAACGACGATTTTAATGGCGCCGATCAAGAGGGCCTAGGTTGGTACCAAACCACGCAAAAAAATGGCCAGCGCCACAGCGCAGCAGCAGCCTATCTTCATCCCGTGTTAGCGCAACGCCGCAATCTAACCGTAATCACGAAAGCCTTAACCCGACGCGTGCTATTTGAGGGCAAGCGTGCCACCGGTGTAGAGGTGGAGGTTAAAGGCGAGCAATATATGCTGTCTGCGGCAAGGGAAGTGATAGTGTCTTGCGGCAGCTTTGGCTCCCCGCAACTGTTGTTACTGTCTGGCGTGGGCGCTAAGGCCAAGCTGGATAGCCAGGGTATAACGCAAGTGCATGAGCTAGCTGGCGTCGGTGAAAATCTGCAGGAGCATGTGGACGTTCTGGTGGTGGCGAAGGATAAAACGTCAACTTCGTGGGGCGTTTTACGGCCGCGTCAAATTGTGCGAAGTATTGGCGCTTTGGTTCAATACCTCACCAAGCGCAGTGGTATGTTGAGCTCCACCATTGCCGAGGCGGGCGGCTTTATCAAGTCTGATCCGAGTCTTACAACGCCGGATTTGCAATTGCACATAACCCCTATCGCCATGGATGATCACGGTCGGTCATTGAAGTATTACTTCCACTACGGCATGAGCGTGCACGTCTGCTATTTAAGGCCGCACAGTCGCGGCTCGGTGTCGCTGGCCAGTGCTGACCCCAGCGTCGATCCAGTTATCGACTTAAATATGTTAAGCGATGCCAGAGATGTAAAGGCATTGGTGGCGGGGGTAAAAAAGGTGCGCGCTATGTTCCGCGCCCAAGCCTTGCAGCATAGCTATGCTGGCGAGTTCTCACCGGGCGAGGAGCTGAGCAGCGATGCGGAGCTAGAAACCTTTTTACGTATGAAAGCTAACCATGTCTATCATCCGGTTGGCAGCTGTAAAATGGGCAGCGATCCTATGGCCGTTGTGGATGATCAATTGAGAGTGCATGGGTTGGAGGCTTTGCGGGTGGTGGATGCGTCAATTATGCCCAACATTATTTCTGGTAACACCAACGCCCCCACCATCATGATTGCAGAGAAGGCGGCAGACCTGATTTTAGGCAATCGATACAATTAACTGACTGATGGAACCAACGGCATAAGTTGGCGTCCAACAGCTAGATTTTGCTCACCTATGGAGAAAGCAACATGATGAACCTAGTGCGGTTAAGTACAGTTTGTATTGCATTAATGGCAGCGCCCTTGGTTACGGCTGCGGGCGTCGAAGCCAGCGCCAATGCGGGTATGGAAAAAGTCGAGGTCAAACGCTTAGACGAGGTGCTGGCAAAGCCAAATATCGATTGGGCCAAATACACCAGTGTCAGTATTACACCACTGGATATGTCGACCACGACAATCAAGGCGCCTAGTGGTACCCACAAACGAGATATTCCCGAGCTGACAGAGAAAATTCAGGCGCCGTTTAAAGATCTATACCTAAAAGCTTTCACACGCGAGTTTTCGGAAGACGGCTTGTTGGCAGAAGCGGGTTCCAAGAAATCCGGCACACTGAGAATTGACAGTAAAATTCTCGAGCTGGCGCCCACCTATATTCCAGACAGCACAATGAACGCCAGTGGCCGCAACCGCGCTTACACACAAACCGCTGGTAAAATTCAAATGCAGTTTGATATATACGATGCTGCCACGGGTGAACACCTAGCCACGGTCACAGATAAGCGCGAGGCCACCAAAATGTGGCGCGAAAATAACTCGGTGCAAAATCGCTCGCAAATAAACCAAATCATGGGTACTTGGGCACGTATTTTTCGTACACACCTAGATGATTTAGGCGAAAAGTAAAACGCTTCACCTGCCTTATTGCTAGCAGCGTCGGCGAATAACGCGGCGCTGTTGTAATTTACCCGCCGCACGTCCTGCTATACACTTCCTGCATCATTGAGCTAGAAGGACTGACCCATGACACGTTTTATTGCTTTAATTGCAATGTTGTTGCTCGCCGCCTGCGCGAGTGAGCCCGAGAAAGACCAAACTGCGTCGAAGGAGAAAGTTGATTTGGCTGCTTTCTCAGTCGTGGCAGTGACAGATCCGATGTTCAAGCCAGCGCGTGGCGATACGGTAAGCTGGGTTTCCGATGTTATTTTTGCGGGCAGCAAGGAAGAAACACCGCAGGATGAAGCCACTGTTGCGTTGATTCAAGCAGATATTGAACAGAGTTTAACTGGAAAAGGCTACACGCTGGGCCATGGTGTTGGCGTCGACTATCGCGTATTGGCATTGGTTCAAGTAGGTACCGAAGAGTTAGCCAAGGACATGCGCGAACTGTTCAGGCTCTATCCGAGCCTAGGCCATGATAGCCAGTTAAATAAAGGTATGTTAATTGTTGCTGTGGCGCGACCAGGCAGCGTGCAGGCGCTTTGGCGTGGTGCAATTCGGGTGTTTGTCGACGAAGATCAAGTGCTCACACAGGAACAGCAAAAGGAGCGACTAGCGCTTGCGGTGAAAAAAGTAATGGCTTCCATGCCAAAGGCACTCTGACCACACTGCTAACATTAAGCTCTAAAACGCCCGCTAACCGCGGGCTTTTTTTTTGGAAAAAATAGTAAAACGCGATGCCCCCTGTTAGACTTCGCGCATCTTGCGGGGTGCTCATATTTATATGTGGCTGAGAAATACCCGTTGACCTGATCCGGTTAGTACCGGCGTAGGGAACGAGATTTCAGTCAATAACACTATTGATTGTCTCTTTCTTGAAGCCGCTGCTTATTATTGAGATGCGCTTCATGGACTCCCTCAAAAATTTGCAGCCTGTCGTCATGACAATCGCGGGAAGCGATAGTGGCGCGGGCGCAGGTATCCAAGCTGACATTAAAACCTGCGCGGCGTTAGGCGTATATTGCACCTCCGTACTTACGGCCATCACGGCACAAAACACCCGGCGCATTACGGCGCTCGAATCACTGCCGACTAAAATTGTCGCGCAGCAATTTGAGGCGGTTATCGAAGACTTTAATGTCGCTGCAATAAAAGTCGGCATGATTGGCAGTGCAGAAAATTTGCACTATCTCGCCGCTCGACTATTGGACTACAAGCGTACAAACCCCCGCGTCTACATTGTGCTGGATACACCACTGCGCGCCAGCGTGGGCTTTAGCTTATTCGATGACGAAAATTTAGCGCCGCTGTGGAAAATGATTGGCGTCGCGGATTTGATCACACCGAACCTGTCCGAGGCCGGCCGTTTGCTTGGCTGTCAAGACGCTAGATCAAATGCCAATATGGAATTGCAGGCGCTGGAATTGATCAAGCGCGGCGCGCGCGCGGTGCTTATAAAAGGCGGGCATTTAATCGGAGCTGAGGCGTCGGACTATTATCTGAGTGTGGATGCGGCGATAAAGCCGATGTGGTTTTCGAGCGGCAAGCTTGCTGCCAAAAATAACCATGGCACCGGCTGCACACTAGCCAGCGCCATTGCGGCCCACATTGTATTGGGTTATTCCGCGCCTGAGGCCATCGCCTCGTCTAAGCGTTACCTTTATCTCCTGCTACAACAATCTCAGCACAGACAATATGGCCTGGGCGCAGGCCCGCTCGAGTGCCTGAATCAATCGCGTTTCACTGACTAAAAGGAATTCCTCATGACAGAAGTAGTAACCGAAAAAAAATTAAGTGACAGTGCCACGGTGGATGCAGCGTCGATTAAACCTTTTCCTGGCTCAAAGAAGATTTTTGTCCAAGGTTCGCAAGCCGATATCCTGGTGCCTATGCGGGAAATATCTTTAGCCGATACGGCAATGGAATTAGGCGCGGAAAAAAATCCACCGGTGCGCGTCTATGATACCTCTGGGCCCTACACAGATGAAAATATTGTTATCGACTTGCGCAAGGGGCTGGCTGAGATGCGGCGCAACTGGATTGATGCGCGGCTAGACACAGAGTATCTAAATGAAAAGTCTTCACTGTTTGCCAATCAACGGGCTCGAGATGAAGCCTTAGATAGATTGCGTTTTAATCATAAGCGCAAGATTCGGCGCGCGCTGGCAGGAAAAAACGTCACCCAAATGCATTACGCAAAACAGGGAATAATCACGCCTGAAATGGAATACATTGCTATTCGCGAGAACATGAGTTTACAGCAGGCTCGTGCTCAGGGTGTGCTAGAGCAGCAGCATCAAGGTATGGATTTTGGTGCCAATATTCCCGATGAAATAACACCGGAATTTGTCCGTAGTGAAGTGGCCAGGGGGCGTGCGATCATTCCCGCCAATATCAATCATCCTGAATTAGAGCCGATGATTATCGGTCGAAATTTTTTGGTCAAAGTAAATGGCAATATTGGCAATTCAGCGCTTGGCTCATCTATTGAAGAAGAGGTTGAGAAGTTAACCTGGGGCACCCGTTGGGGCGCCGACACCATTATGGATCTTTCAACCGGGAAAAATATCCACGAGACCAGAGAGTGGATTATTCGCAATTCCCATGTGCCCATCGGCACTGTGCCTATTTATCAAGCCTTAGAAAAGGTTAATGGTGTGGCGGAAGATTTAAGCTGGGAAATTTTCCGCGATACCTTAATCGAGCAAGCGGAGCAGGGCGTGGATTACTTCACCATTCACGCCGGCGTTTTGCTGCGCTATGTGCCATTAACGGCGAAGCGAGTTACCGGCATAGTGTCCCGCGGCGGCTCCATCATGGCCAAGTGGTGCTTGGCGCACCACAAAGAAAATTTCTTGTACACCCATTTCGAAGATATCTGCGAAATCATGAAGGCCTATGATGTGTCGTTCTCACTGGGTGATGGGCTCAGACCGGGCTCGGTGGCCGACGCCAATGACGCCGCACAATTTGGCGAGCTAGAAACCTTGGGCGAGCTGACCAAGATTGCCTGGAAGCACGATATTCAAACCATGATTGAAGGGCCTGGCCACGTGCCAATGCATTTGATTAAAGAAAATATGGATAAACAATTGCGCGAGTGTGGCGAGGCTCCTTTCTACACTTTGGGCCCGTTAACCACCGATATTGCGCCTGGCTACGATCACATTACCTCCGGCATTGGTGCCGCCATGATTGCTTGGTATGGTTGCGCCATGCTGTGCTACGTCACACCGAAAGAGCATTTAGGCTTGCCCAATAAGGATGACGTCAAGGTGGGTATTATCACCTACAAAATAGCCGCCCATGCTGCCGATTTAGCGAAGGGGCATCCAGGCTCTCAGCTGCGCGACAATGCGCTGTCGAAAGCGCGCTTCGAATTTCGTTGGGAAGATCAATTTAACTTAGGTTTAGACTCGGACACCGCGCGCAGCTTTCACGATGAAACGCTGCCCAAAGAGTCCGCTAAAGTGGCGCATTTCTGCTCCATGTGTGGGCCCAAGTTTTGCTCCATGAAAATCACTCAGGAGGTGCGCGAATACGCGGCGAATTTAGGTGCGGATTTAAGTGCAGAGCTGGGTGAGGCGCTAGGCGAGGAAAGTGTTGTGCGCATGGTGGATGTGGAGGCCGAGATGGCAACCAAGGCGGCCGAATTTCGCGCCCAGGGCACAAAACTTTATAGCAAAGTCTAGAGCCCTTGTGATGGCTGTGTGACAATCAGGAATTATTATCACAACCAGTTCGTCGTTTCATAGGGAAGTTTTTATGCCGATACCAGAGAGCCAGTTTATCGCCGCCGATGTAGAGGTGGCGCAAACCGAGGTTGGCTACCAGGGTTTTTTTCGCCTAGAGCGGTTGAAACTGCGGCATAAATTATTTCGCGGCGGTTGGAGCCAGTGGTTTAACCGCGAACTGTTTGTGCGCGGCGACGCCGTGGCCGCCATTTTGTATGATCCGGCCACCGATCAGATTGGCTTTATCGAGCAGTTTAGGGTGGGCGCTTTAAAAGAGCCCTATGGCCCGTGGTGCTTAGAAGTGGTTGCCGGTATCTCTGAGCCGGGTGAAAGCCCTGCGCAGGTGATTGAGCGAGAGATAGAAGAAGAGGCCGGGATCAAGGCTGTCGAACTTGTTTCAATTTGCCAGTATCTATCTAGCCCCGGCGGTTCGGACGAGCGGCTGCACCTTTTTTGCGCTCTGTGTGACCTTAGCCGTGCTGGCGGAGTTTTTGGCCTGGCGGACGAAAATGAAGATATTCGGCTACATCTGGCGCCGGCGTCGGAGGTTTTCGCAGCTATGTACACCAGTCGCTTTAACAACGCTGCCACCCTCTTGTGCTTACAGTGGTTACACATTAACCACGCCAGACTGCGGAGCCGGTCATAGATAGCGCCTTGAGAGCGTGAGTTTGTATTAAAGCTGTGCCATGCTTAGGCCATCTAACCCATTTGGCTAGCCCTATGATTGAACGATCGAGCATTCGCACGCGCCGGCGCTACCAAGTTAACTTGGTGGAGCAGCAGGCCTTGGGCGATTTGAACTATGTTCGATTGATGCGGCTGATGCCGGATTTGCACCAGGCCAGCCAATGGAGTTTTCGGATTTCGGCGCCTCGGGGCGATTGGCGGGTAACGCTCAGTGTTGAGGAACGTGCCAGATTCACAACCAGCGTGTTAATATCCCGCCACCAAGGCGACTGCGAATGGACCCGTTTCCCGGCCCTACGAGTCAGGCTCTATCACGATGCGAGCATGGCAGAGGTCATTGCCTGGGAGCGGCACAGAGTAAAATTAGGCCGCTACAGTTACCCGAATAATAAGATGTATCAATGTGACGAGAAGGCGCAATTGAATCGCTTTCTCGGCGAGTGGTTGAGCCACTGTTTGGCGCAAGGCAAGGCCAACGCAGTTAACTTGAAGCTTACCGGCTAGGCCGGTTGCATTTGACCAAATAGGACTGGTTCACCGGCATGGACTTCCCAGATCACATAGCATTTCCCAAAGGCAGACCGCTGCGCCTGCTGCAGATTACCGATTGCCATCTGGGCGAATACCCAGGCGAGGAGCTATTAGGCTTAAATACAGATTTAAGTTTGCACGATGTGCTGAAGCTGGTAGCCACTGAACCTGCAGACATGATTATCAATACCGGCGATGTTTCTAGCCATGGCCACGTGGGCTCTTATGCGCGCTATCAGAAGTTGGTTGATAGCTACGTCACGCTTCCCCACGCATGGATTCCCGGCAATCATGATTTGCCCAGTGCCATGGACGCCTCGGTGGCCTCGGGTGTGAGCCCAAAAATAATCGATGCCGGTCCTTGGCAGCTTATTCTGTTAAATTCCTACGTGCCTGGCCACGAGTACGGTGATTTTACTCAGGCCGAATTAGATTTTCTGGCGCAAACGCTGGCCGCGTCCGATAAACCCGCTTTGGTGTTTTTACATCATCAGCCGCAGGCCGTCGGC from Simiduia curdlanivorans carries:
- a CDS encoding SMP-30/gluconolactonase/LRE family protein, translating into MDEVTCIWDAQATLGEGPLWVAAESSLYWLDIKQSCVHRLNTQTEARQSWLVPEQVTSIAKRKSGAFVATIRDGFVALSLGDRHSIAALHLVEANSPDNRFNDGKVDVNGRYWAGSMDDKEQRSTGALYCLDLNGAARSMDAGYCISNGPTFSPDGKRLYHTSTTERIIYQFDLDAAGELSNKRVFYRVPDLDGYPDGMTVDAEGCIWLCHFFGGKITRLSPAGEALRTIALPVSNITSCTFGGAQLDKLYITTARWGLSEQQLQSQPLAGGLFVCRPGVKGLASNEYLG
- a CDS encoding AraC family transcriptional regulator, whose translation is MHYPLISNNFLEGYSELLAEGGIDANALFHKAQFDSHLLRWPDTLVPFDQHNHLLMLAAERLKCPHFGLALAARQGLSIFGPLAVMVSSCTTVGQALNIFSNHISLMVQTVELKLEQQGPLAQLTIVGHFDRVASTTTFQDHALALAYELVRIFCGSQWLPRAVYFQHQAPVDVKPYAHFFHSPIGFNHTHLALVFDAAILETSIDSDARLLPQKLRRYLEQRHQDDLLKQVRHVIALTLPCDECQIESVAHTIGYSKRTLQRRLSALDTSFQQLVEAVRRTQATHYIEHPYYRLTDISVLLGYSELSAFTRSFKRWFGVSPQRWKMTKRQTNKAPAS
- a CDS encoding GMC family oxidoreductase translates to MSKTYDYIIVGAGSAGCVLANRLSADENVQVCLIEAGGDDRNPIIYTPMGVIAALAGGLFNWLFHTKAQPTMGNRKIYCPRGKVLGGSSSINAMLYVRGQPEDYDAWAEAGNEGWSFKALLPYFKKAQHQERGASEFHGVGGPLNVAEIRNHHKLCEAFIAAGVELGEKYNDDFNGADQEGLGWYQTTQKNGQRHSAAAAYLHPVLAQRRNLTVITKALTRRVLFEGKRATGVEVEVKGEQYMLSAAREVIVSCGSFGSPQLLLLSGVGAKAKLDSQGITQVHELAGVGENLQEHVDVLVVAKDKTSTSWGVLRPRQIVRSIGALVQYLTKRSGMLSSTIAEAGGFIKSDPSLTTPDLQLHITPIAMDDHGRSLKYYFHYGMSVHVCYLRPHSRGSVSLASADPSVDPVIDLNMLSDARDVKALVAGVKKVRAMFRAQALQHSYAGEFSPGEELSSDAELETFLRMKANHVYHPVGSCKMGSDPMAVVDDQLRVHGLEALRVVDASIMPNIISGNTNAPTIMIAEKAADLILGNRYN
- a CDS encoding DUF3313 family protein — encoded protein: MMNLVRLSTVCIALMAAPLVTAAGVEASANAGMEKVEVKRLDEVLAKPNIDWAKYTSVSITPLDMSTTTIKAPSGTHKRDIPELTEKIQAPFKDLYLKAFTREFSEDGLLAEAGSKKSGTLRIDSKILELAPTYIPDSTMNASGRNRAYTQTAGKIQMQFDIYDAATGEHLATVTDKREATKMWRENNSVQNRSQINQIMGTWARIFRTHLDDLGEK
- the thiD gene encoding bifunctional hydroxymethylpyrimidine kinase/phosphomethylpyrimidine kinase; its protein translation is MTIAGSDSGAGAGIQADIKTCAALGVYCTSVLTAITAQNTRRITALESLPTKIVAQQFEAVIEDFNVAAIKVGMIGSAENLHYLAARLLDYKRTNPRVYIVLDTPLRASVGFSLFDDENLAPLWKMIGVADLITPNLSEAGRLLGCQDARSNANMELQALELIKRGARAVLIKGGHLIGAEASDYYLSVDAAIKPMWFSSGKLAAKNNHGTGCTLASAIAAHIVLGYSAPEAIASSKRYLYLLLQQSQHRQYGLGAGPLECLNQSRFTD
- the thiC gene encoding phosphomethylpyrimidine synthase ThiC — encoded protein: MTEVVTEKKLSDSATVDAASIKPFPGSKKIFVQGSQADILVPMREISLADTAMELGAEKNPPVRVYDTSGPYTDENIVIDLRKGLAEMRRNWIDARLDTEYLNEKSSLFANQRARDEALDRLRFNHKRKIRRALAGKNVTQMHYAKQGIITPEMEYIAIRENMSLQQARAQGVLEQQHQGMDFGANIPDEITPEFVRSEVARGRAIIPANINHPELEPMIIGRNFLVKVNGNIGNSALGSSIEEEVEKLTWGTRWGADTIMDLSTGKNIHETREWIIRNSHVPIGTVPIYQALEKVNGVAEDLSWEIFRDTLIEQAEQGVDYFTIHAGVLLRYVPLTAKRVTGIVSRGGSIMAKWCLAHHKENFLYTHFEDICEIMKAYDVSFSLGDGLRPGSVADANDAAQFGELETLGELTKIAWKHDIQTMIEGPGHVPMHLIKENMDKQLRECGEAPFYTLGPLTTDIAPGYDHITSGIGAAMIAWYGCAMLCYVTPKEHLGLPNKDDVKVGIITYKIAAHAADLAKGHPGSQLRDNALSKARFEFRWEDQFNLGLDSDTARSFHDETLPKESAKVAHFCSMCGPKFCSMKITQEVREYAANLGADLSAELGEALGEESVVRMVDVEAEMATKAAEFRAQGTKLYSKV
- a CDS encoding NUDIX domain-containing protein, producing MPIPESQFIAADVEVAQTEVGYQGFFRLERLKLRHKLFRGGWSQWFNRELFVRGDAVAAILYDPATDQIGFIEQFRVGALKEPYGPWCLEVVAGISEPGESPAQVIEREIEEEAGIKAVELVSICQYLSSPGGSDERLHLFCALCDLSRAGGVFGLADENEDIRLHLAPASEVFAAMYTSRFNNAATLLCLQWLHINHARLRSRS
- a CDS encoding DUF1249 domain-containing protein translates to MIERSSIRTRRRYQVNLVEQQALGDLNYVRLMRLMPDLHQASQWSFRISAPRGDWRVTLSVEERARFTTSVLISRHQGDCEWTRFPALRVRLYHDASMAEVIAWERHRVKLGRYSYPNNKMYQCDEKAQLNRFLGEWLSHCLAQGKANAVNLKLTG
- the cpdA gene encoding 3',5'-cyclic-AMP phosphodiesterase, which codes for MDFPDHIAFPKGRPLRLLQITDCHLGEYPGEELLGLNTDLSLHDVLKLVATEPADMIINTGDVSSHGHVGSYARYQKLVDSYVTLPHAWIPGNHDLPSAMDASVASGVSPKIIDAGPWQLILLNSYVPGHEYGDFTQAELDFLAQTLAASDKPALVFLHHQPQAVGSAWIDQYTVKAHQAFLALVDASPRVKAVIWGHVHQAYDKKRGHIRMLASPSTCIQFLPNSDDFALDRAMPGLRWFELHADGSFTTGVKRIEQKEYPIDFNSTGY